A stretch of the Chlorobiota bacterium genome encodes the following:
- a CDS encoding phospho-N-acetylmuramoyl-pentapeptide-transferase encodes MLYYLAKYLDGIYHIPGIGLFRYTTFRAASAALVALTIGLWGGPKIISFLKNKQIGEQGKKEAPKNHLSKAGTPTMGGLIVLLSITVPVLLFCDIKSAFVILAISVTLFLGVVGFIDDYLKVVKKLPKGLIGRYKIVGQVFIGFILGGTIYFFPEFFSTGYAAINTKTTIPFIKTVLFDFGWLYIPMVIFVLTATSNAVNLTDGLDGLAIGTVSIVALAIGLITYVSGNIIVAKYLNIPFISGADELTIMCAGLFGACLGFMWYNAYPAQIFMGDTGSLALGGAIGSLMILVKKEYMIPILGGVFFAESLSVIIQVMYFKYTKKRYGEGRRIFKMSPLHHHFELSGWAEAKIVTRFIIVAAILAIIALTTLKIR; translated from the coding sequence ATGTTATATTATTTAGCAAAATATCTTGACGGTATATATCATATTCCTGGAATTGGATTATTTCGATATACCACCTTTCGAGCTGCAAGTGCAGCATTAGTAGCTTTAACAATTGGGCTTTGGGGAGGACCTAAAATTATTTCTTTTTTAAAGAATAAACAGATTGGTGAACAAGGTAAAAAAGAAGCTCCAAAAAATCATCTTTCTAAAGCTGGAACTCCTACCATGGGTGGGTTAATTGTTCTACTTTCAATTACTGTTCCAGTTCTTTTATTTTGTGATATAAAAAGTGCTTTTGTAATTCTTGCAATTAGTGTTACTCTTTTCTTAGGTGTTGTTGGCTTTATTGATGATTATTTGAAAGTTGTAAAAAAACTTCCTAAGGGACTCATTGGAAGATATAAAATTGTAGGTCAAGTGTTTATTGGATTTATTCTTGGAGGTACAATTTATTTTTTTCCTGAATTTTTTTCAACTGGTTACGCTGCAATAAATACTAAAACAACTATTCCATTTATTAAGACTGTATTATTTGATTTTGGCTGGCTATATATTCCAATGGTAATATTTGTACTGACTGCTACTTCAAATGCTGTAAATTTAACTGATGGATTAGATGGCTTGGCAATTGGAACTGTAAGTATTGTAGCATTAGCAATTGGCTTAATTACTTATGTTTCAGGGAATATAATTGTAGCGAAATATTTAAATATACCGTTTATTTCAGGTGCAGATGAACTAACCATTATGTGTGCTGGATTGTTTGGAGCTTGCTTAGGTTTTATGTGGTATAATGCTTATCCTGCCCAAATATTTATGGGGGATACTGGGTCATTAGCTTTAGGTGGAGCAATTGGTTCGCTGATGATTTTAGTAAAAAAAGAATATATGATTCCAATACTCGGTGGAGTGTTTTTTGCAGAATCATTGTCAGTAATAATTCAAGTAATGTATTTTAAATACACAAAGAAAAGATATGGAGAAGGAAGAAGAATTTTTAAAATGTCTCCTTTACATCATCACTTTGAATTAAGTGGATGGGCAGAAGCAAAAATTGTTACAAGATTTATAATAGTTGCAGCGATATTAGCAATCATTGCTTTAACCACCTTGAAAATTAGATAG
- a CDS encoding FtsQ-type POTRA domain-containing protein: MNEKIKISNVERLRVNESKKFATKISWGIIIIGLSATLLVMANKWLDNTHVQGVRITGLNLLDSIEISKYAGINSYTALKNLNLDSIETNVLKNPFVANAEVYRGETGNLKIDITERVPIARVIVGDSVMYSDSTAKLLDHRSSFSIIDVPIITGIMRSDKVDRNKLWQTLEVLKIIRDSVSELNSLVSEIQYATDGNFIIYLTDNSIPVLIGKELEQFPARLRKLRVFMENILSQKGGAQTNLIDLRWFGKVIVKWKSDQHEMADSLLNNFVDSSVTTKNNHYHIPSLTTDFKSKFNGKSSKRELTKNINKVKEVDFYLKNNISSDKNKLDNVLNNKSNSIKPELLKNDKEKSIISKTTIDKSNNSSKAIPIIKSIITRLNNSENQVNRNKKNENTNGRLTKKIVDKDVKSKSLNSGSKSKKSDSISIKKIIPKSLDKSKKIENKQVIEKTKDDKKLALRNYERQKRNQLFNTIVVKKNSQNSENKSSEFIKEKNKRVGIKKTEIGVDKNR; this comes from the coding sequence TTGAATGAAAAAATTAAAATATCGAACGTTGAAAGGTTAAGGGTAAACGAAAGTAAAAAGTTTGCTACAAAAATTTCATGGGGAATAATTATTATTGGGTTATCAGCCACTCTTTTAGTAATGGCTAATAAATGGCTTGATAATACACATGTACAGGGTGTTCGAATTACTGGATTGAATTTGTTAGATAGTATTGAAATTTCTAAATATGCTGGAATAAATTCATATACAGCATTAAAGAATTTAAATCTAGATTCAATTGAAACAAATGTCTTAAAAAATCCATTTGTAGCTAATGCAGAAGTTTATAGAGGTGAAACAGGTAACCTGAAAATTGATATAACTGAGAGAGTCCCTATAGCCAGAGTAATTGTAGGAGATTCTGTAATGTATTCCGATTCAACAGCTAAACTTTTAGATCATAGATCCAGTTTTTCTATAATAGATGTGCCTATAATAACAGGTATTATGAGGTCGGATAAAGTGGATAGAAATAAATTATGGCAAACGTTAGAAGTACTAAAAATAATTCGTGATAGCGTTTCTGAATTAAATAGTCTTGTATCTGAAATTCAATATGCTACTGATGGAAATTTTATTATTTATTTAACTGATAATTCTATACCAGTTTTGATTGGAAAAGAATTAGAACAGTTTCCTGCAAGACTAAGGAAATTAAGAGTTTTTATGGAAAATATTTTGTCTCAAAAGGGGGGGGCACAAACAAATTTAATTGACTTAAGATGGTTTGGAAAAGTTATTGTTAAATGGAAATCTGATCAACATGAAATGGCAGATTCTTTATTAAATAATTTTGTTGATTCAAGTGTTACCACTAAAAATAATCATTATCATATACCTAGTCTAACTACCGATTTTAAATCAAAATTTAATGGTAAATCTAGCAAAAGAGAATTAACAAAAAATATAAATAAAGTTAAAGAAGTTGATTTCTATTTAAAGAATAACATTTCTTCTGATAAAAATAAATTAGATAACGTATTGAATAATAAATCAAATTCTATAAAACCTGAACTATTAAAAAATGATAAAGAAAAATCAATTATATCAAAAACAACTATTGACAAATCAAACAACAGCAGCAAAGCTATTCCAATAATTAAAAGTATTATTACTAGATTGAATAACTCTGAAAATCAAGTCAATAGAAATAAAAAAAATGAAAATACTAATGGTAGATTAACAAAGAAAATAGTTGATAAAGATGTTAAATCTAAATCGTTAAATAGCGGTTCTAAATCGAAGAAATCTGATTCGATTTCAATAAAAAAAATCATACCTAAAAGTTTAGATAAAAGCAAGAAGATTGAAAATAAACAAGTGATTGAAAAAACAAAAGATGATAAGAAATTAGCTTTAAGAAATTATGAACGTCAAAAAAGAAATCAATTATTTAATACCATTGTTGTAAAGAAAAACAGTCAAAATTCTGAAAATAAATCTTCTGAATTTATAAAAGAAAAAAATAAAAGGGTTGGGATTAAAAAAACTGAAATTGGAGTTGATAAGAATAGATAA
- the murG gene encoding undecaprenyldiphospho-muramoylpentapeptide beta-N-acetylglucosaminyltransferase — MGNTRTNRFLLFAAGGTGGHIYPAIAVADKCYEIDQSLKIEFVGSHGRIEEEIIPREGYKLNLIWISSLQRGFTFRSLVQNLTLPIKIVASFIQSYKLLRRLKPTVVVCAGSAVSFPIGKVAQWKKIPTVLLESNAIPGLSTKKLASSATQIHLAFSDAKKYLKNCNTILSGNPIRKIFFEKVDKQNSLSFFGLGNNFTVFVFGGSQGSMAINNVIEKIMESLQKNGIQLIWQTGKSFLRGDLKNKFMYRSKYIYDMDKAYSACDLVIARAGATTISELSAVGKPSILIPLPTASEDHQKKNAEAFNAIGASEYILDGNLNEQLFDKIIMLLKNPYKLKEMSIKALSNASFGADDKIARSILSIN, encoded by the coding sequence ATGGGCAACACAAGGACAAATAGATTTCTTCTTTTTGCCGCCGGAGGAACTGGTGGGCATATCTATCCTGCCATTGCTGTAGCTGATAAATGTTATGAAATAGATCAATCTTTAAAAATTGAATTTGTTGGTTCTCACGGAAGAATTGAAGAAGAAATAATTCCACGTGAAGGTTACAAATTAAACCTAATTTGGATTAGTTCATTACAAAGGGGTTTTACTTTTAGAAGTTTGGTTCAAAATTTAACATTACCAATTAAAATTGTTGCTTCTTTTATTCAATCATATAAACTTTTAAGAAGGTTAAAACCAACTGTGGTTGTTTGTGCTGGTTCTGCTGTTTCGTTTCCAATTGGAAAAGTTGCACAATGGAAAAAGATACCAACTGTTCTTTTAGAATCTAATGCTATTCCTGGTTTGTCAACAAAAAAACTTGCTTCAAGTGCTACTCAAATTCATTTAGCATTTAGTGATGCAAAAAAGTACTTGAAAAATTGCAATACAATTTTAAGTGGGAATCCAATTAGAAAAATATTTTTTGAAAAGGTTGATAAACAAAATTCTTTATCATTTTTCGGATTAGGAAATAATTTTACAGTGTTCGTGTTTGGTGGATCTCAAGGTTCAATGGCTATTAATAATGTGATTGAAAAAATTATGGAATCTCTTCAAAAGAATGGGATTCAACTTATTTGGCAAACTGGAAAAAGTTTTTTGAGGGGTGATTTGAAAAATAAATTCATGTATAGATCAAAATATATTTATGATATGGATAAAGCATATTCAGCTTGTGATTTGGTAATTGCTAGAGCAGGTGCAACAACTATATCTGAGTTATCAGCAGTTGGAAAACCATCTATTTTGATTCCATTACCAACTGCTTCTGAAGATCATCAGAAAAAAAATGCTGAAGCATTTAATGCAATTGGAGCGAGTGAATATATTCTTGATGGAAACTTAAATGAACAACTATTTGATAAAATTATTATGTTGTTAAAGAACCCATATAAACTTAAAGAAATGTCAATTAAAGCATTATCTAATGCAAGCTTTGGTGCAGATGATAAAATTGCAAGAAGCATATTGAGCATTAATTGA
- the murD gene encoding UDP-N-acetylmuramoyl-L-alanine--D-glutamate ligase, translated as MKYTILGSARSGTALAGLLKENNEEVFVSELNKISDDNKKYYNSIGVIYEEGGHSEKVLECDVIAISPGIPDTIKIVEEGVKNGKELTSEIEIAFRYYKGKTIAITGTNGKTTVTALTGFIFKLCNYESYTAGNIGTPFSSVARVASSIGICALEVSSFQLEHVKLFKPVISVILNITPDHLDRYVSFDEYANAKYNITKNQSENDIIILNYDDLKLKELIPNKGVKKLYFSLTNEVPIGAFLKNNKIFLKIENSEGIEFIEVIDVKDIFIIGSHNYANAMVAMLIAYSMKVPFEIICKGLKEFKGVSHRLEQVRKLKGVKYVNDSKATNVDATEVALKSFEEPIILIAGGISKKNNYDSIIELIKSRVKAVVLIGIASDEMNLAFEGITKIVKAGNELENALRIAQNIAEDGDVVLLSPACASFDMFNNYEHRGDVFKELVMNLK; from the coding sequence ATGAAATATACTATACTAGGTTCAGCCCGCTCAGGTACTGCTTTAGCAGGGTTGTTAAAAGAAAATAATGAGGAAGTTTTTGTAAGTGAATTAAATAAGATTTCAGATGATAATAAAAAATATTATAATTCTATTGGAGTAATTTATGAAGAGGGTGGTCATTCAGAAAAAGTATTAGAATGTGATGTGATTGCAATTTCACCTGGAATTCCGGATACTATTAAAATTGTTGAAGAAGGAGTAAAGAATGGGAAAGAATTGACAAGTGAAATAGAAATTGCTTTCAGATATTATAAAGGAAAAACTATTGCAATAACCGGAACCAATGGTAAAACCACAGTTACAGCACTAACTGGCTTTATTTTCAAATTATGTAATTATGAATCATATACAGCTGGAAATATAGGAACTCCTTTTAGTAGTGTAGCAAGAGTGGCATCAAGCATTGGTATCTGTGCTCTAGAAGTTAGTTCTTTTCAATTAGAACATGTAAAATTATTCAAACCTGTAATAAGCGTAATATTAAATATTACTCCAGATCATTTAGATAGGTATGTCAGTTTTGATGAATATGCAAATGCAAAATATAATATTACTAAAAATCAGAGTGAAAATGATATAATTATTTTGAATTATGATGATCTTAAATTAAAAGAATTAATTCCAAATAAAGGCGTAAAGAAATTATATTTTAGTCTAACTAATGAGGTTCCGATAGGTGCTTTTTTAAAGAATAATAAAATATTTTTAAAAATTGAAAATAGTGAAGGCATTGAATTTATTGAAGTTATAGATGTTAAAGATATCTTTATAATTGGTTCTCATAATTATGCAAATGCTATGGTAGCAATGTTAATTGCATATTCAATGAAAGTTCCATTTGAAATAATTTGTAAAGGTTTAAAAGAATTTAAGGGTGTCTCACATAGGTTAGAACAGGTAAGAAAACTCAAAGGAGTGAAATATGTGAATGATTCAAAAGCTACAAATGTGGATGCAACTGAAGTAGCTCTTAAAAGTTTTGAAGAACCAATTATTTTAATTGCTGGAGGAATAAGTAAAAAAAATAATTATGATTCAATTATAGAGTTAATAAAAAGTAGAGTAAAAGCTGTAGTACTGATTGGGATTGCAAGTGATGAAATGAATTTGGCATTTGAAGGTATTACGAAAATAGTAAAAGCAGGGAATGAATTAGAAAATGCTTTAAGAATTGCTCAGAACATAGCTGAAGATGGAGATGTAGTATTGTTATCACCTGCTTGTGCAAGCTTTGATATGTTTAACAATTATGAACATAGAGGGGATGTGTTTAAAGAACTAGTTATGAATTTGAAGTAA
- the murB gene encoding UDP-N-acetylmuramate dehydrogenase: protein MIALDDIRKSFKGKISINEPLSKYTTFRVGGTADIYLEPNDKEDAIAIISYLQKMKIPRFIMGNGSNILISDEGIQGAVINLEFGFNKINYKPECELITAGAGIKLAQFVDYSISQNKSGVEMLAGIPGTLGGAIIMNAGAYGGEISEYLIDVLVIRDGSLLTIPKNEAGFEYRNSALQNDVVLEATFKLPEGIKEDLKISRRETMLKRNNSQPVQLPNAGSIFKNPKGTFAAKLIEECGLKGLKIGGAEVSALHANFIVNISNAKANDILLLAEEVRTRVFNKTGIMLEYEIKLLGFDVIKN from the coding sequence TTGATAGCATTAGATGACATAAGGAAAAGTTTTAAAGGTAAGATTTCAATCAATGAACCTCTTTCAAAATATACAACATTTAGAGTTGGAGGTACTGCAGATATTTATTTGGAACCTAACGATAAAGAAGATGCAATTGCAATTATTAGTTATTTGCAAAAAATGAAAATTCCTAGATTCATAATGGGAAATGGAAGTAATATTCTAATAAGTGATGAGGGTATTCAAGGAGCAGTAATAAATTTAGAATTTGGTTTTAATAAAATAAATTATAAACCAGAATGTGAGTTAATAACTGCAGGTGCTGGAATTAAACTTGCTCAATTTGTTGATTATAGCATTTCTCAGAATAAAAGTGGAGTAGAAATGTTAGCTGGTATACCAGGAACTTTAGGAGGTGCAATTATTATGAATGCTGGTGCTTATGGTGGTGAAATTTCAGAATATTTGATTGATGTTCTAGTAATTAGAGACGGGAGTTTATTAACCATTCCTAAAAATGAAGCTGGATTTGAGTATAGAAATTCAGCATTACAAAATGATGTTGTGTTGGAAGCAACATTTAAACTTCCTGAAGGAATTAAAGAAGATTTAAAAATAAGTAGAAGAGAAACTATGTTAAAAAGAAACAATTCTCAACCTGTGCAATTACCTAATGCTGGGAGTATATTCAAAAATCCAAAGGGTACTTTTGCAGCAAAATTAATTGAGGAATGTGGACTAAAAGGGTTAAAGATTGGAGGCGCAGAAGTTAGTGCATTACATGCTAATTTTATTGTAAATATAAGTAATGCAAAAGCAAATGACATACTTCTATTGGCTGAAGAAGTTAGAACAAGGGTTTTTAATAAAACTGGTATTATGTTAGAGTATGAGATTAAGCTTTTAGGTTTTGATGTAATAAAGAACTAA
- a CDS encoding UDP-N-acetylmuramate--L-alanine ligase, whose amino-acid sequence MFRSINTVHFVGIGGIGMSGIAEILIDQGFKVSGSDLNITDVTERLTMQGAKIFSGHSAENIIDADVVVYSSAVKPEENVETAEALKRKIPTIRRAEMLAEVTRMKYGVAVAGTHGKTTTTSMIGLVMIEGGLDPTVIVGGKLSSLGGTNARLGHGEWTVVEADEFDRSFLTLSPTIAVVNNMEREHLDIYSDLDDIKSAFIEFANKVPFYGFVAICLDETSLLDIIPFIKKRVIGFGTTPQCDIRAVDMVFSERTAKFNVIYNGKNLGEVTIGVPGEHNVKNALAAITVGLETGVNIEDIAKSLKSFTGVYRRFEVKGEENGIIVIDDYAHHPTEVKATLEAIRKGWKDRRVIGVFQPHTFTRTRDFYEDFGKAFFNADLAIITDIYPARERPIQGITGELVSESASKFGHRNVEYVQDKNELANKILSIVKSGDIVITMGAGDIWKTADEVLKQLKIES is encoded by the coding sequence TTGTTTAGAAGCATAAATACAGTTCATTTTGTTGGAATAGGTGGTATTGGTATGTCAGGAATTGCTGAGATATTAATTGATCAAGGTTTCAAAGTTTCTGGGAGTGATTTAAATATAACTGATGTAACAGAAAGGTTAACAATGCAAGGAGCAAAGATTTTTTCAGGTCACTCAGCTGAAAACATTATTGATGCTGATGTGGTTGTGTATTCGAGTGCTGTTAAACCTGAAGAGAATGTTGAAACTGCTGAGGCATTAAAAAGGAAAATCCCTACTATTCGAAGAGCTGAAATGTTAGCTGAAGTTACTAGAATGAAGTATGGAGTTGCAGTGGCTGGTACACATGGTAAAACAACTACTACATCAATGATTGGATTAGTTATGATTGAAGGTGGCTTAGATCCAACAGTAATTGTTGGTGGTAAACTATCATCATTAGGAGGAACAAATGCTAGGCTTGGTCATGGAGAATGGACTGTTGTTGAAGCAGATGAGTTTGATAGATCTTTTCTTACACTCTCTCCTACAATAGCAGTGGTTAATAATATGGAAAGGGAACATTTAGATATTTATTCGGATTTAGATGATATTAAAAGTGCCTTTATTGAATTTGCAAACAAAGTTCCTTTTTATGGATTTGTTGCAATTTGCTTGGATGAAACTTCATTATTAGATATAATACCATTCATTAAAAAAAGAGTAATTGGATTTGGCACAACCCCACAGTGTGATATAAGAGCAGTTGATATGGTATTTTCAGAAAGGACTGCTAAGTTTAATGTTATTTATAATGGAAAAAATTTAGGTGAAGTAACTATAGGCGTACCTGGTGAACATAATGTAAAAAACGCTTTGGCAGCTATTACTGTTGGTTTGGAAACAGGTGTTAATATTGAGGATATTGCTAAATCATTAAAAAGTTTTACAGGAGTTTACAGAAGGTTTGAAGTTAAGGGTGAGGAAAATGGGATTATTGTAATAGATGATTATGCCCATCATCCCACAGAAGTAAAAGCAACACTTGAGGCTATTAGAAAAGGTTGGAAAGATAGGCGAGTGATAGGAGTTTTTCAACCTCATACTTTTACAAGAACACGTGACTTCTATGAAGATTTTGGCAAAGCTTTCTTTAATGCTGATTTAGCAATAATTACTGATATTTATCCAGCTAGAGAAAGACCAATACAAGGAATTACTGGTGAATTAGTTTCTGAAAGTGCATCAAAATTTGGTCATAGGAATGTTGAATATGTACAAGATAAAAATGAATTAGCAAACAAAATTCTATCGATAGTTAAGAGTGGTGATATTGTTATTACAATGGGTGCAGGTGATATCTGGAAAACTGCAGATGAGGTATTAAAACAGTTAAAAATTGAATCATAA
- the ftsA gene encoding cell division protein FtsA, with translation MCVNTVTKIKTKDKLIKLSTPMNYWSKSNSSKKNNEERQIVVGLDIGTSKVCAIIASRGPLGPEDIEVLGIGQVPSDGLSRGVVVNIERTVRSIEKAIEIAEQQSGVTIGKVTVGIAGDHIKTFTSRGVVTISNGERVVSKADVNRLLDDAKRLALGAERKIIHVVPQDFVIDGQDGIIEPIGMAGIRLEANVNIITGMVNAIQNIDRCIERVGLEVEEIVLEPIASSRAILSEQEKEVGVALVDIGCGTTDVAVFEAGKLRYTSVIGIGGRMVTEDIRVGLGIISDQAENVKKENGCALESMIINDDKFLIPSIGGRRAEEVSKKTLCSIIQPRMEEILEFVGMELEKSGCYNKLSAGVVLTGGGAMMRGITELAESILGVPVKIGIPSLGRRALAQQAESPLYATAIGLVKTTFDKMEYKYVQIENVFEHKKHETKNGVTTEFKKVEFRKIEPEKTKIFTPEDNGEPKENIFIKMKKFFNEF, from the coding sequence ATGTGTGTTAATACTGTAACTAAGATAAAAACAAAAGATAAACTAATTAAATTAAGTACGCCCATGAATTATTGGAGCAAAAGTAATTCTTCAAAGAAGAATAATGAAGAGCGGCAAATTGTAGTCGGGCTTGACATTGGGACAAGTAAAGTATGTGCAATTATCGCCTCTCGAGGTCCGTTGGGTCCTGAGGACATTGAGGTTCTTGGTATAGGTCAAGTTCCATCTGATGGATTAAGTCGAGGAGTAGTTGTGAATATAGAAAGAACTGTTCGTTCTATTGAAAAAGCTATAGAAATAGCAGAACAACAATCTGGAGTAACAATTGGTAAAGTAACTGTTGGTATTGCTGGTGACCATATAAAAACTTTTACAAGCAGGGGAGTTGTAACAATTTCAAATGGAGAAAGAGTAGTATCTAAAGCAGACGTTAATAGGTTATTAGATGACGCTAAAAGGCTTGCTTTAGGTGCAGAAAGGAAAATTATACATGTAGTACCACAAGACTTTGTAATAGACGGACAGGATGGTATAATCGAACCTATTGGTATGGCTGGAATAAGGCTTGAAGCTAATGTAAATATAATTACTGGAATGGTTAATGCAATTCAAAATATTGATAGATGTATTGAACGTGTTGGGTTAGAGGTAGAGGAAATTGTTTTAGAACCAATAGCAAGTAGCAGAGCTATTTTATCTGAACAAGAAAAAGAAGTTGGAGTAGCACTAGTAGATATTGGTTGTGGTACAACTGATGTTGCAGTTTTTGAAGCAGGGAAACTACGATATACATCTGTTATAGGAATTGGTGGTAGAATGGTAACTGAGGATATCAGGGTCGGGTTGGGAATTATATCAGATCAAGCCGAAAATGTAAAAAAAGAAAATGGATGTGCTTTAGAATCGATGATTATTAATGATGATAAATTTTTAATTCCAAGCATTGGTGGTAGGAGAGCAGAAGAGGTTTCCAAAAAAACATTGTGTTCAATTATACAACCTAGGATGGAAGAAATTTTAGAATTTGTAGGAATGGAACTTGAAAAAAGTGGATGTTATAATAAATTATCAGCTGGTGTTGTACTTACAGGTGGGGGAGCAATGATGAGAGGTATAACTGAATTAGCTGAATCTATTCTTGGAGTACCTGTAAAAATTGGTATCCCTTCCCTTGGAAGAAGAGCATTAGCTCAGCAAGCTGAAAGCCCTTTATATGCAACAGCAATTGGATTGGTAAAAACTACATTTGATAAAATGGAGTATAAATATGTTCAAATTGAAAATGTTTTTGAACATAAAAAACATGAAACTAAAAATGGAGTAACTACTGAGTTTAAAAAAGTAGAATTTAGAAAAATTGAACCTGAAAAAACTAAGATTTTTACTCCTGAAGATAATGGTGAACCAAAAGAAAATATCTTTATTAAAATGAAGAAATTTTTCAATGAATTTTAA
- a CDS encoding cell division protein FtsW produces MNDNKILRHGYVDWYVLIGVISLMFSSLAFVYSASSNFAMNKSGSSEAIFWNHVIRVGLAIIAMLAFSKIDYHWIEKFSKPILILAIGLLIYVFFDGVQAKGATRWIHFGFVSFQPSELAKFTLVFHLAVMLSQKKNYLDDFWMSFIPMMVWIVSVCVLIALQPNFSTMMVIFTLSMSMLFIGKLKLRYFAGVTVLGLVCAFFYAISAPYRMNRFKGYLGIVNSDSSNVLSNLNYQLNQGLIGFGVGKYFGVGIGNSIQRKYIPEPYGDFIYAIVGEEYGFVGAALILILFGLIIWRGFKISKLSPDELGKYLSVGITLSIGLYAIANAFVTTGLAPTTGLPMPFVSYGGSSIIISGMAVGVLLNISQYSNIMPRNN; encoded by the coding sequence ATGAATGATAATAAAATATTGAGGCATGGTTATGTTGACTGGTATGTTCTTATAGGGGTCATATCTTTAATGTTCAGTTCATTGGCTTTTGTTTATTCTGCATCATCAAATTTTGCAATGAATAAATCTGGCTCATCAGAAGCAATTTTTTGGAATCATGTTATAAGAGTTGGATTGGCAATAATAGCAATGTTAGCATTTTCAAAAATTGATTATCATTGGATTGAAAAATTTTCTAAACCAATTTTAATATTGGCAATTGGTTTATTGATTTATGTTTTCTTTGATGGAGTTCAAGCAAAAGGAGCAACAAGGTGGATTCATTTTGGGTTCGTTTCCTTTCAACCATCAGAATTGGCTAAGTTTACACTAGTATTCCATTTGGCAGTTATGTTATCTCAAAAGAAAAATTATTTAGATGACTTTTGGATGTCTTTTATACCAATGATGGTTTGGATTGTATCAGTTTGTGTTTTAATTGCTTTGCAACCTAATTTTTCTACAATGATGGTAATATTTACTTTATCTATGAGCATGTTGTTTATTGGAAAATTAAAATTAAGATACTTTGCAGGAGTTACAGTTTTAGGATTGGTTTGTGCATTCTTTTATGCAATTAGTGCCCCTTATAGAATGAATAGATTTAAAGGGTACCTTGGTATTGTTAATTCAGATAGTTCTAATGTGTTGAGTAATCTAAATTATCAATTGAATCAAGGTTTGATTGGGTTTGGGGTTGGGAAATACTTTGGTGTTGGCATTGGGAATAGTATACAAAGAAAATATATACCAGAACCATATGGGGATTTTATTTATGCAATTGTAGGTGAAGAATATGGCTTTGTTGGAGCAGCTTTAATTCTAATATTATTTGGGTTGATTATTTGGAGAGGGTTCAAAATTTCCAAATTATCACCAGATGAATTGGGAAAATATCTATCAGTTGGTATAACTTTATCTATTGGTTTGTATGCAATTGCTAATGCTTTTGTTACCACGGGATTAGCTCCAACAACTGGTTTGCCAATGCCTTTTGTTAGTTATGGTGGGTCCTCAATAATAATTAGTGGAATGGCAGTTGGAGTACTCTTGAATATTTCGCAATATTCAAATATAATGCCAAGAAATAATTAA